Proteins co-encoded in one Chrysemys picta bellii isolate R12L10 chromosome 13, ASM1138683v2, whole genome shotgun sequence genomic window:
- the LOC135975325 gene encoding uncharacterized protein LOC135975325 produces the protein MPHHATWRCSGMVQVQRLPAERRTENKNPESNPSPPEQTSLPSVILKTTLPSWDAAVWMLCQELQQAGRENQSLGERVEDLTNRVSAMESRLAALEQAPAIADHPTGTLLIPKVEEIQIPLAEMDEMRAMDCEGIEINLPAGHPEAVESGEVSSTPEGQSRPHNPPAAASIPDSSLLRISPKEDRRLFEKAEGDIAKYALAVFRHMMPRDYYQQWRGKANVSGTHQKVALSPNLVNAAFKAAKRWKPKLAGKDYSNIKIQINKLMRSQKSRSLVESTGQSSA, from the coding sequence GTGCAAGTGCAAAGACTCCCCGCTGAGCGGAGAACTGAGAATAAGAATCCAGAGAGTAACCCATCCCCACCGGAGCAAACATCCCTTCCAAGTGTCATCTTGAAAACAACACTGCCCTCCTGGGATGCAGCTGTCTGGATGCTGTGCCAGGAGCTGCAGCAAGcggggagagagaatcagagtCTCGGCGAGCGTGTTGAGGACTTGACAAACAGAGTGTCTGCTATGGAGTCCAGGCTGGCTGCTCTCGAGCAAGCCCCAGCCATTGCTGACCACCCCACAGGCACTCTCTTGATTCCCAAGGTAGAGGAGATCCAGATACCCCTGGCAGAGATGGATGAAATGAGGGCAATGGACTGCGAAGGGATTGAGATCAATTTGCCAGCTGGACACCCTGAGGCTGTGGAATCAGGAGAGGTTTCATCGACCCCTGAGGGACAGTCTCGGCCCCATAACCCTCCTGCAGCAGCCAGCATACCCGACAGCTCCCTCCTGCGCATCTCCCCCAAGGAGGACAGGAGACTGTTTGAGAAGGCCGAGGGCGACATTGCCAAGTATGCCCTGGCAGTGTTCAGACACATGATGCCGCGAGATTATTACCAGCAGTGGCGGGGAAAGGCCAATGTGTCCGGCACACACCAGAAAGTTGCCCTGTCGCCCAATCTGGTGAATGCAGCGTTCAAAGCGGCAAAGAGATGGAAGCCAAAGCTGGCAGGCAAAGATTATAGTAACATCAAAATCCAAATCAACAAGCTCATGCGATCCCAGAAGAGCAGAAGCCTGGTTGAGTCTACAGGGCAGAGCTCCGCCTAG